In Microcoleus sp. FACHB-831, the sequence ACGTACTCACCTGGATGTTCGTTCAAGCAAGCTTGCAGACCCCTCATCACTTCAGATTCGTTTGTTCCTGAGAGAGGAGTGCAAGTTTGCCAGGAACTGGTGCGGAATCGTCGCTGATCGGCGTGTTCCATACCAATTCGATAGCCTTGAGACAGCAGATTTCTTACTTTTTCTGCAACGTCCCCGTTAGCCTTATTTGCAGCATTTCCGCCTGCGGGCTGGCTATTGCCTGTATATTTAGGGGCAGTAGTTGATGTTGCGCTATTTGTGCCCTTGTCATTAGGACGTTGAATAATTTGTTCGAGTACGCGGCGCTTGGCTTTGGGGTCGGTGCCAATCACTCGCACATACTCCCCTTGATGTTCCTCTAATGCTGCTTCCAAAGCCGCAATTACTTCGCTTTCCCGCGTTGACTGAATTAAGCCAACACTCCTCCAAGAACTCGTGCGGAAGCGACGCTCATCTGCATACTCGGCACTAACACGATTACCTTGTGTCAAAAGACCGCGCACTTGTTCCAAAACATCCTGACTCAGTTTTTTACTCAATACAGACATAATATTGTTACCCTTATTGCTCGAACCGTTTGTTTTATCTGACTCATTCCGAAGGGGTTCAATACAGGCGATATCTCCTGCACAGTGATACCCCGATCTCAAAGCATCATTAATGCCAACTACATGACCAGCAAATTTTATATCTTCTGCTAGCACATCTGGTAGTCTGTCAGCCTGCTGCTGGTTAGTAATCACAGACCCCGACGCAATATACTTACCGGGGGGAATCTCCACATCCTGGATCAGCGCGTGCATCATCACGATGCAGCCGTTACCCACCCTAGCGTTAAACACGGTCGAGCGAAAACCTATAAAGCTATCATCTCCCACATACGCTGGCCCATGAATTAAAGCCAAGTGGGCAATAGAAGCATTCTTGCCAATCCAGACCGAGTATTCCTCGTTATCATCCCCAACTACTCGGCCAGCTTCCAGACCGTGAATCACCACGCCATCTTGAACGTTGCTGCCTTCGCCAATGTAGAATGGACTCCCTTCGTCAGCCCGGATTGACGTTCCTGGGGCAACCAACACGTTAGGCCCAATCCGGACATCTCCAATAATATTGGAAAACGAATGCACGTATGCCGTTTGATCGATGCTCGGTTCGGTTAAACTTTTCGACCACGGGGTCGGGGGAGCCGCCAAACTACGGACTACCATAAATGAAATCCTCTTAACTGAACAAAGTGATTAGCCCTTTGTCCGTCCATTGTCCTTGTCTTTTGCCACTAATACATTACTAATGACTTTTGACTTTTGACTTTTGACTTAGGACAAATTACAGCTAACGATACTGATCTTTTTTGCTGTACGCGACGCAATTGTCAACAGTTACAGTGTCAATAATCGCTACCACCATCGCATCAATAGGACGCTTTTCACTGCCTTCTAGCTGACGAGCGGCGCTGCCACGGCTGACGAGAACCCACTCATCCAGACCTGCACCTACTTGATCGCCAGCTACTTCGTATTCCGGCAGGAGGCTACATTCCGCGTCGGCAAATTGCAACAAAAGTAGCTTAACTCCTCTGAGACTTGCTTCTTTGTGCGTGCTGACAACCATGCCGCGAACTTTGGCAATTTGCATCTTATGCGAATGGGTAATGGGTAGTTGGTGATTGGTGATGGGCGATTGGCGATCTAAAGTTTAGTCTCACGTTTGTCGCCCAGCCCCACCCAGTTCGTAGAGACGTTGGAGGCAACGTCTGTACCCAGTCTTTTTTATTGTCTACCTAGAGGGCGAATGCCGCTAACGCCCTCGCGGAACTGTTCGACTGCTTCGGTATAACGAATGGGCAGCACGTACTCCAAGTTCTCGTGGGGACGAGCGATGATGTGAGTTGACAATACTTGGCCGCCATTCACGCGCTTAACGGATTCTACGCCAGCTCCTACTGAAGCTTGCACCTCGGATACATCTCCCCGCACGATTACCGTTACGCGACCACTACCGATTTTTTCATACCCTACTAGGGTGACGCGGGCTGCTTTCACCATCGCATCAGCTGCTTCCACAACTGCTGGAAAACCCAAAGTTTCAATCATTCCAACTGCAATAGCCATTCTTTCTTCCTTCCCTTATAAAATTCTTGGACTTCAGATTTCGCTCTTGAAACTCTCGCCTATCGACCACTGACTCTGGTCTTAGGTGCGGAACTGTTCGACCGCTTCGGTGTAACGAATTGGCAGGACATACTCTAGGTTTTCGTGAGGACGCGCAATTATGTGCGTAGACAGTACTTCACCGCCGTTTACTCTCCGCGCAGCATCAACCCCAGCAGATACAGAGGCTTGTACCTCTGATACATTTCCTCTGACAATGACCGTTACCCTGGCGCTGCCGATTTTTTCGTAGCCTACTAGCGTGACGCGAGCAGCTTTCACCATAGCATCGGCTGCTTCCACAACTGCCGGAAACCCCTTGGTTTCAATCATTCCAACTGCAATTGGCATAGACAATCTCCCTTCTTGTGAATGAAATTAAGCGTGCAAATCTATATCACTGGTTCAACTTGCACGGAAATACCCATTTTACAGCTAGATAATGCTTTCATAGCATGACAAAATTAAGCATAGGAAAGCTTTGCTTCTTTGACAATATAAATTACTATGATTATTTTATATGAGAATGGTTAAAAAAACTTAACTTTGTTTGCAAAAGATAATTTACTAAGTGTCAGAACGATGAATTTCGAGGAAGGGTTATTCTGTTTTATAATTTCTTTATTAGTTTAGGATAAACTGGGTACTCATTTGCTGTAATCCCGTAAGCTCGGGCATTACAACAAAATTCTGC encodes:
- a CDS encoding ribulose bisphosphate carboxylase small subunit, which produces MVVRSLAAPPTPWSKSLTEPSIDQTAYVHSFSNIIGDVRIGPNVLVAPGTSIRADEGSPFYIGEGSNVQDGVVIHGLEAGRVVGDDNEEYSVWIGKNASIAHLALIHGPAYVGDDSFIGFRSTVFNARVGNGCIVMMHALIQDVEIPPGKYIASGSVITNQQQADRLPDVLAEDIKFAGHVVGINDALRSGYHCAGDIACIEPLRNESDKTNGSSNKGNNIMSVLSKKLSQDVLEQVRGLLTQGNRVSAEYADERRFRTSSWRSVGLIQSTRESEVIAALEAALEEHQGEYVRVIGTDPKAKRRVLEQIIQRPNDKGTNSATSTTAPKYTGNSQPAGGNAANKANGDVAEKVRNLLSQGYRIGMEHADQRRFRTSSWQTCTPLSGTNESEVMRGLQACLNEHPGEYVRLIGIDPKAKRRVLEQIIQRPDGQTVLQSSPNNAGSVGGSNGSSGSVQGGSGSLSAEAITQVRSLLAQGYQIGTEHADKRRFRTSSWNSCAPIQAKRESEVVSALEACMAEHSGDYVRLIGIDPKAKRRVLETIIQKP
- a CDS encoding EutN/CcmL family microcompartment protein, which codes for MQIAKVRGMVVSTHKEASLRGVKLLLLQFADAECSLLPEYEVAGDQVGAGLDEWVLVSRGSAARQLEGSEKRPIDAMVVAIIDTVTVDNCVAYSKKDQYR
- a CDS encoding carbon dioxide-concentrating mechanism protein CcmK, translated to MPIAVGMIETKGFPAVVEAADAMVKAARVTLVGYEKIGSARVTVIVRGNVSEVQASVSAGVDAARRVNGGEVLSTHIIARPHENLEYVLPIRYTEAVEQFRT
- a CDS encoding carbon dioxide-concentrating mechanism protein CcmK gives rise to the protein MAIAVGMIETLGFPAVVEAADAMVKAARVTLVGYEKIGSGRVTVIVRGDVSEVQASVGAGVESVKRVNGGQVLSTHIIARPHENLEYVLPIRYTEAVEQFREGVSGIRPLGRQ